GGTGGGACGAGGaggaaaaaaagggaaaaaaggaACGGAGACGTGAAACGGGGACGCGCGCGGGACGGCACCTGGTCGGAAATCATCCGCCGAAATGCAAGTAGGCGGAGCTCCGCCAATTAGCTTCGCCCGAAATACTCTTCTTTTCCGTCTTTATACGGTTTATTCAGAGTTCATGAAGAACTATTACGGAGTACGATAATTTGGGTCGTTGATTTCAATCAGACAACGCACATCAGCTCGCCTCTCTGTACGTACATCAGTCTTGGCCACGAACTGCACCCAAAACTGCTCCAACAAtggcagccgccgccagcctGCCGTCGGAACTGCTCGCGAACATCCACGGCCGCCTGGGCCCCGTCGACCGGCTCGCCTTCGCCGCGGTCTTCCGCGAATCGCGCGACGCGTTCAATCCGGAGGCGTCAAAGCTCTTCTGCCTGTCcgaccgccgcgccgcctccgtgcGCGGCGGCCACGACGCCGTCCTcggatcctcctcctcgggcgGATGGCTCGTCACCGCCGACGGCCGTGCCCAGATGCGGCTCGTCAAcccggtcaccggcgagcagCGGGACCTCCCGCCGATCACCACCATCGTCAGGGGTCCCACTTCGTCTTCCACATTAAACCCTTCGTCAGGGGTCCCCCGTACCCTGACGGCCGGTCCCCGGGTGGCACCTTGACGCTCACCGCCGGCCAGATGCGCGGCCTCCTCTACCGCAAGGTCGTCCTCTCCGACTCCCTTTCGCACCGGCGCGCCCGTCCGCCGCCATGCTGATCACGCGCCCGAGGTTCGGCGCCCCGGCCTTTGCCACGGCGAACGCGTGGAGGACGCCGTGTACTGCAAGGGCCAGTTCTACTCGATTACTTACTCCGGCGCCGTGGAGGTCTGGGAGCACGATGCCGATGACGGCGAGTTCACGAGCAAGGTGATCACGCCGACGCTGCCCAACGCAGAGGGTGACCTCTCGTCGTGCCGTAAGTACCTTGTGGCGGCGCGCCGGGCGGGCGGCTGATGGCGGTGCTGAAGGAGACCACGGTAGACAAATTTCGGGGTGGATGGACCTGCTCTTTCAAGGTGCTGGTgctcgacgacggcgacgccaCGGGACGGCATTGGGAAGAGATGGATGACATTGGCGATGCCGCGCTGTTCGTTGGGGTGAACAATTCTCTGTTTGCGTCGACGAGGGGGCACCCGGAGCTCAAGGCCGGCTGCGTCTACTTCACCGACGATGATCTGGGGCAGGCGGAGAGGCGCTCCATTAACGAGGACAACAAGCGTGGTGCTGGGGTGTTCAGCCTCAAGGACGGCACGTTGGagaagatacaagggctaaTGCAGCGCCACCggagctggccgccgccggcgtggtTCACGCCTTCCATTTGATGATGCTTTTGAGTTCGCATTGGAATTTTTGCACTCTATTCCAATGACAGTTCACTCTGGAATTTTGTACTACTGCCGTTTCAGATGCTTTGAATTCAGTGCAAAAAATGAGACAGGGCAGAAATTCATTGTAGACCAATCAGATGTTTGTTATCTGATGTAATACAATTTCAATGAATATATCGATAGCATTTGAAACACAGATAATGCCATGCTGATGAATGGACAACAGGAATAGCCTATAACAACTAATTCACCAATCTCTCTTATCTTGGCCCTATAACTCAGATGCTTTGCTTGTATCGCCTTTCGTGCCTTAGCCAATAATCAATCTACACTAGATAAACAAAGTTACAATGAAAAACAACTGGTTTCTACTCCTCCAGGCTTTTCGTACTTCCATCTTATTCAGTAGccgggtggagaagaagactCAGGAGTACGGATGGCGTCTTTGTTCGTCTCTGACTTGCTCTTGATTCTGTTGGCCTTTTAAGGATTTAGGGGCTCATCTTCCACGGTCATCTCTTGTGCTTCTGCAAGTACAGTTAGCAGTTACGGAAACTGTGAATTGATATGTCCACCAGAAAGAGCAATGCTGGTTTCATCTTTGCTGATGGAAATAGAAGAAAGAGAACATACTTGTTGATAGTTTGTGTAGGTCAGCAACAACCATTAGACGTCTCTGCAGGATTGCTGcgatgaagaggaagatggaGCACATGCCAAACATGACGGTGATAGGGAACGCGTTCACCTGCAAGGTGACATTTATAATTATTAGTAGTTCTTAACTGAAACCTCTTGTGTTATTCTTGCCAAGAGCTTTTGACAGATCAGAACGAATGGATTTGGGTAGAAGAAGAATATTTTTACTTACATTGTACAGTACCACACAGACAAATAAGTTCAGTGGTATGCGGAAGAAATTCATGATCGTGCTTCTTGCCTCCTCAGGAATATATTGTGATCTCATTTTCATGATAGATGGCCAGAAAATGCCAACACATGATTCAAAGGTACAGAAACCAAGCAGCTGTAGAGAACCCCCAAATGAGATGCCGCCTCCTTTTACTGAAGAAGGTGACACTAGAATCTGTCGCAGATTAGttagaaaaataatatcagCAATCTTATAAGGTACAGAAACAAATGAAAAGTAGCACTCTGTGGTCTTACGCTGGTGGCAACGGGGAGGAAAAGGGTGACGGCTGATACTGAGAACACTATCTGCATATAACCTTCAACCTTCATTTTCCGGGCTAATAGACGTGAAGCAATGGAGCTACCCAACATAGATGACAGCATGAACGTAGCAAATATAAAGCCATGAGGGATGTCTTCCTCGTTTGGGCTCAATGCTGGAGTCCATAAGAAGACAAAAGTGTACATCGAGCCTTCAAACAACGACTGTATGGCTCCTAGCAACGCAATTTTTTCATCTGTAGAGTTATGGATAATGTTAGAATGCCAGTGCTAAGTTAGGTAAGTATCTGATTGTTTTGCAGTCTGATGATGTGCTAGGTATACCTGAAGCAATTGCTTTAGCTGCAACCTTGAACTGAGCCATCAAGTCCTTGCTTTCAGATGAATCTCCATAGTTTTCACTCCATGAGGACATTATGATAGCCATGCCAATTGCAAGGAAGCATGCAGCAGCATCGAAAGGAGCCACAGGACCAAAGCCCAAGTTGTCAGCAAGCAGGTTTGCAAACAGCCCAGCTATAATAGCAATTAGACCATTTCCCAGAAATATAGCCTTGGAGAATGTGATCGACAACCATTGCGGGTCATAGCCTCTCTGTGAAAACAAACATCAAGGTGAGCATTCACATTGCCGGTATCAATACAAGGTATACTAATGCATAATTTGCAGATGACACGGACCAGTTATTAGTTAGTATTAATCAATAGTACAGCTCCATGCCTCAATCATGAGCAGAAGAAGAACACTAAAATTTTGTGTCACATGCTGCAGATACTCTGCTGGATCCTTGGATTCTTTGGGATAATTGCGTATGTACTAGATTAATACTGACAGGCGACAGCACACGGACGAATAAAAGGACAAATCCCTGTAAGACAATCCTAAAGAGCTTTATTAAAACTGGGCCATGCTTGTTAAATGGCCACCCATCTGGCTACGGCAAGTTGGCAACCACCTGACCTGATCCACCGACACAACAAGGACCAGtgatgaaacaaaaataaacaaaacatgGTGGATTTGAGCAAGATTTCAGTCTTTTTCAGATCCTGACAGAGTGACGTTTAACTGGGGTACTGTCTTGCTCATACACATGATCTCTAATTCTCCAACACATAATGTTccttttttatatatgtgcTTGTAGCATGAGCAGTCAAACATCCAACACACTCTAATACTTTATTCACTAATCACTAGGAATAAAGGGATAAGCAGCATTACTTAAATAAGGTCAACACATTCCAAAGATGCATGCTTTGTACGCATTCTAGATACAGGGGAGCAAACTAAAAGGAGAATTCCAGCTTTGGATTGAAGTTAAAGGCAGCCCAGCTCAAAAAGCATCACCATCAGTTGgactgagagagagagacactAGTGGCAAGCAGATCTGGGTTGGTTACCTTGTTGTGCTCAGCGACGAGCCATGACTCGAAGGCGGAGAAGAGCAGCGAGGTGGCGATGCCGCCGAGCACGCGGCCGACCATGAGGACCCTGTACTCGGGGGAGTGCTTGGTGATGCAGCTGAGGATGTAGGTGATGCAGTAGGTGATGCACGCCCTCTTGCGGCCCCTGCATTCGTTTCCATGAACCAATTGGGAAACCGGGGGCATTAATTCCAGGAGGAAGGAAACGAACGCGTGTGGGGGTGATGGAAGATGAAGAGAGAGCGTACTGCTTGTCGGCGAGGGAGCCGACGATGGTGCCGAAGAGCATGGAGGATCCGAAGCCGGCGATGAAGAGGCGGCCGATGTCGCCCTTGTCGAAGCCGTACTGGCTGTAGAGGTAGTAGACGTAGGGCCCTTGCAGCCAGTCCCCGGCTGCATCACCATCAACAAACAATCCGTTCAAAGAAACCCACAGCATTGATATTCCAGATCTGAACAGCGCTGACGGAATTCAGGACAATCAAGGAGGGGGATTTTGTggggagggagaagaggaaggcgtACACATCATGAGGGAGTAGACGAGGACGTAGTTGTTCTTGAAGGCGTTgaaggcggtggtggtggcgacCCTGTCCTTGCCGCTCTTGCCGAGCTCCAGCCCCGCCACCACGGCCGCCAGCGCCCCGAACACCACGTAGTAGAACACCTCCATGGCGGCCACCCTCCAGAGGCCCGGACCCAGAGGcagcagagagagaggggatcgTGGCCTTGAGGTGGGGGAGAAGAGCAGTCCGCGATTCGGCCGGCGCGGGGTGGTGTGCCGCCGGGCGGAGGCGTGTGGATTTATACGCGCGTGCTCTTCTTGTTGGGGGGAATTCGGGCGCTTCCCTCTTGCCGTTGCCGGGACCCGGGGGTGGTGCGGTGCGCGTGGAGAAATCCTGGGCCGGTCTGGCCTCTGGGCAGCGGGGAGTTGAGTGGAGAGTGGAGTGGTGCGGGTCGCAGTGAGCAGAGGCCGAGTGTTGGCGCGCCGAACCTTCTCCGGCCGGGTCGcactctctcttctctcatgCTGCGAGCGGGCCCCGTCGAATTTACTCATTTAATAACTCTCTGGTAGTGGTAGGGACTTGCTCCCTCGGTCCGCGAAAAGTGCACGCACGgggttttccaaaaaaaattaagcaacCTGCGACGAGCCAAGTGCATGAAAAAATGTTATTAGGTTTGATTTTCGTCTAACaagaaaaaattgttttttcttaacTTTAAAatgctttggaaaaaaatacattcttttgtggacaaatttgaaacccAAACATACACTTATTTTGCGTCCGGAATGATGATATTCGAGACAGAGTTGGGGTAGCACCGATTGCAGAGAAGCTTGTTCAGCATCGTTTAAGATGGTTTGGGCATATCCAGCACAGGCCTCTAGATGCTCCAGTGCATAGCGGATGGCTAAAGCGTGCTGGAAATGTCAAGAGAGGTCGGGGTAGACCAAACttgacatgggaggagtccgtAAAGAGAGATCTGAAGGGCTGGAATATCACCAAAGAACTAGCCATGAACAGGGCTGCATGGAAGCTTGCTATCCATGTGCCAGAACCATGAGTTGGTTGCGAGTTTTTATGGGTTTCACCTCTAGCCTACCCCAACTTGTTTGGGACTAAaggctttgttgttgttgttgttgttgttgtttaaaatgctttggaaaaaaatatacattCTTTTGTGGACAAAGTTGAAACCCAAACatacacttatttgtgaatggagggagtaaagcCAGACTAGTCTGGTGCTAATGAGTGGCGACAGCCGGTGCTCTCCGGCCACCTCCCCTAGGTGTTCCATCTCGATCCAAATTTGGGGaattctattttctttttctccagtCTGCAGCTCAAGCGTTCAAAATTTATTGTTCTTTGTTTGGGTAAAACAAGCAATGGGCGATTTTTGAGAGGGAAAACATGAGGATTCCATCTCATGGGTACGGGGAGGGCAAAATACGGGTTAACCCAAACCCTCCCCTGAGCTGGATTTACCATTTCCCCCAGCTGTTTGGAgggtttttttgttgtttaggAAACTTGCATTACTCTATCCGACATTATGAGTCGAGAAGAAGTACAACTGATATTTACAAAAAGAGGTGCAAATGTGAGCATAGGTGTTTTTTTTAGTTGTCGGCGGCAAAAACATGGCCTCTCGTGTCGGTGGTTTTGCGTTTCCGACTTCGGCAACGCCTGACAGTCTCAGATCGGAAACTTATAAGAAGATGCTTACCAAGCACCACTGAGACGTGGAGGAAGGTAGAAGGTCTAGTTGTTGTCGTCTCCAATGTGATGATGCGTCGCCgctcaaaaacaaaactttAGGAAAGCAAGAACATGTTTACAAACACCAAGCATAGTCTTCCCTCCGTCTCGACGCTATACCAGCTGCTGAAGCCGGAGAAGGGTAGAGGGACCATggtgaatgttgtgtttaagGTTGTGTTGTGAGTTTTGACACAACGCTGGTCACAAAGTTTTCGGTAAAATTGTCAAGAGCACGTGAGGGTagcaaaacagaaagaaagaaaaaaagttttcCTAGGCGGCCAAAAACCTCAACAACCTATCAATTATTCTCTCGGTCCAAAAAATACAAGCACAAGTCCTGATATGAGAAATccaaaaaagacaaaataaTCCTTGATCTCCCGTTACAAGTCCCTATGCCAAAACTTAAATTGATTCTTACTTGTATTTATACTCAATGTTGGACTATATATAGTTGGGAGTGAAGCTTACAGAAGTTCTTTCAATCCTCCCAAATATGTTCttgcatttattttttcttaatcGAAAGAATACCGAGTTAATGGCAAATTTCTGGCACGAGAAACTTAGTCGCTAGCCAAACATACGTACCGGCTACATGCATGTTCCAGCTCGGGGATGGAAATTGCTATGGATCGATATGAGCCGCCGGATCCGACGACGGTCAATCCGCGGGATCTCGAGTCGACCATGCATTTTGCCCCGGCCCGTACGCGCGTCGACGCACACCCAAACCCTGCTTCGCCGAACCACTTGATTAATCCACACCCAGCATATCCTAGCCTAAGCTACGCGTCGGTCGGTCGGTCTGTCGGCCGTTCAGTTGTGCTCTAGCGAACGCACGGATGGACCACTCGATAGTCGATCCAGATGTACAGCGCACAACGCCGTGAAAATTTGAGCATGCCGACGAATCCAAATGAATGGAAAATACTTGGTTACTGATATTCTTGATGGCGATTGGCATGCAAGATGCAACGACTCTGCAGGTCAATTTAATTCAATTATTATTCCCTGCAGCGATGCATGATATGCTAGGTTGGTCCTAGAACTACTCCTCTCCTAGCAAAGATCATTATAATCCAAGACATGGAAAATAATTAAACTTTGGGCCTGCATCGATCTTAATTCGGCCGGGCTGAGTATATATGTGTCTCTGCATACATTGATACATAAATGCATCGTCTTCCGTGGAAAgagtagaatttttttattttttttgatatAGGGTGTGCTGCTCGCTAGCGACGTACGGATGGACCACCCGGTCCATTATTCGATCTACAAACTCAATTAACACAGTACTGCATGCCATTGGACTGGCACTGTGAAAATGCTTTGGCTACTGTATACGGATGGATGGATCTCTGATGTTCTGGATGGCGATTGGCATTGATTCAAGTTGGCCATGCATTGCAACGACTCGATCTGCAAGCACGGGATCGATCCAGATCGATTGTTAATTATCAATCCAGGGGATCAGAATATGGAAAATTAAGCTGTGGACACATCACACATGCTCGTGAAAAAACTTCGATTAAACGCGCGTGTCAAAAGGAGCGCCCGTGCGTGAGTTGTACGTGTCAACTACTACTAGCAGCAATGTATATGTGCTGTATTCAGTATTCTAGAATAGCTAGTAGATCTGGACTGCCTGAAACGTGTCTTTGCATGCACCGTGTTAATTCGGTGAAAGAGTTGAATTGGAGGTTGGTTGGATCAGTtcttgattaaaaaaaaggtatatACTTGTGACAAAAGTATatagtacaaaaaaaaatacttgtgATCACATCAGTGACAAAAGTATATACAAATAAAAATACTTGCGATCACATCTAATTCTACATTGCATGCATACTGACTGGCGAACAACAAGCGGTAACATTAATTGGGGGATCTAAAAGGTGCCCGGAAGGAAAACCCACGACGCACAAGCAAAGATCTCAAATGCTCTGTTCGGAGGGCTTGTCGTCTGCGATCTCAGGTTGAACACTTCGCCCGTGTCCACGAAATAAATcccgtcctcctcccccgctTTGCTTGCGGGGATAGACTTGCTGAAGCGCGTGGCCGCCTAGCCCTCCCGACACGGGCACCCACGGGCACCCACCTCCCGCCTCGAAAACCTCCACCTTGCTGGTGATCATATTGGTGTCGCCGACGGACAGTCCTACCTGACGCTTCACCATAAGCAGTTTCCCGCGTGACTCAACCAGGTACCATAGAGTCGCCATGAAATCTTCGTGGTCGCATGAAACATCATAATCAATGCCATCATCAACTATGTACTCCTTGACGTCATCTTCGTCCTCATCAACGGTGATCCGTGAACCAGAATCGGAATCGCTATCCTCCTCTTCGCCCTCAGCGTTGTTCGGATGCACGGCGACGCACTTGGTACCGTCAATAGTGGGTGCGCCGTGGCTATC
This is a stretch of genomic DNA from Brachypodium distachyon strain Bd21 chromosome 1, Brachypodium_distachyon_v3.0, whole genome shotgun sequence. It encodes these proteins:
- the LOC100826699 gene encoding molybdate-anion transporter, whose product is MEVFYYVVFGALAAVVAGLELGKSGKDRVATTTAFNAFKNNYVLVYSLMMSGDWLQGPYVYYLYSQYGFDKGDIGRLFIAGFGSSMLFGTIVGSLADKQGRKRACITYCITYILSCITKHSPEYRVLMVGRVLGGIATSLLFSAFESWLVAEHNKRGYDPQWLSITFSKAIFLGNGLIAIIAGLFANLLADNLGFGPVAPFDAAACFLAIGMAIIMSSWSENYGDSSESKDLMAQFKVAAKAIASDEKIALLGAIQSLFEGSMYTFVFLWTPALSPNEEDIPHGFIFATFMLSSMLGSSIASRLLARKMKVEGYMQIVFSVSAVTLFLPVATSILVSPSSVKGGGISFGGSLQLLGFCTFESCVGIFWPSIMKMRSQYIPEEARSTIMNFFRIPLNLFVCVVLYNVNAFPITVMFGMCSIFLFIAAILQRRLMVVADLHKLSTKAQEMTVEDEPLNP